From Jiangella mangrovi:
GGGTCCTGGCCATGCTTCGCGGCGAGAAGGAGGAGGTCCTCGACCTCACCGTCGACCCCACCGGCGACGACGGCTCCACCGCGGCGTACGAGTCCGAGATCGCCCACCGCTTCGGCATCCGCGACGAGGGCCGGCCGGCCGATGGCTGGCTGTCCGACACCGTCCGCTGGGCCTGGCGCACCCGCATCATGCTCCGTCTCGACCTCGACCTGCGCACCCGGCTGCGCGAGGCGGCCGAGGAAGAGGCGATCCGGGTCTTCGCCACCAACCTGCGCGACCTGCTACTGGCCGCGCCCGCCGGCACCCGCGCCACGCTGGGCCTCGACCCCGGGTTCCGCACCGGCGTCAAGGTCGCCGTCGTCGACGCCACCGGCAAGGTCGTCGCCACCGACACGATCTACCCGCACCAGCCGGCCAACCGGTGGAACGAGGCGCTGACCACGCTGGAGCGACTCGCACGGGAGCACGACGTCGAGCTGGTCGCCATCGGCAACGGCACGGCCTCGCGCGAGACCGACAAGCTCGCCGCCGACCTGGTGAAGCTGCGGCCCGGGCTGACCAAGATCGTGGTCTCCGAGGCGGGCGCGTCGGTGTACTCCGCGTCGGCGTTCGCCTCGCAGGAGCTGCCCGGCATGGACGTCTCGCTGCGCGGCGCGGTGTCCATCGCGCGACGGCTGCAGGACCCGCTGGCCGAGCTGGTCAAGATCGACCCGAAGTCCATCGGCGTGGGTCAGTACCAGCACGACCTCCCCGACTTCGCGCTCTCCCGCTCGCTCGACGCCGTCGTCGAGGACTGCGTCAACGCCGTCGGAGTCGACCTCAACACCGCCTCGACGCCGCTGCTCAGCCGGGTCTCGGGCATCACGCCGGGACTGGCCGACAACATCGTCGCCCACCGCGAGAACCACGGCCCGTTCCGCACCCGCACGGCGCTCAAGGAGGTCGCACGGCTCGGCCCCAAGGCGTTCGAGCAGTGCGCCGGCTTCCTGCGCATCCCCGGCGGCGACGACCCGCTCGACGCCTCCGGCGTGCACCCCGAGGCGTACCCGCTGGTCCGGCGCATCGTCGACACCTCCGGGCGCGAGCTGCAGGGGCTGCTCGGCGACACCCGGGCCCTGCGCGAGTTCCGCCCGGCCGACTTCGCCGACGAGCTCTTCGGCGTGCCCACGGTCACCGACGTGCTGCGCGAGCTCGAGAAGCCCGGCCGCGACCCGCGCCCGTCGTTCCGCACCGCCACCTTCAGCGACGGCGTCGAGAAGATCACCGACCTGAAGCCGGGCATGCGCCTCGAGGGCGTGGTCACCAACGTCGCGGCGTTCGGCGCGTTCGTCGACGTCGGCGTGCACCAGGACGGCCTGGTGCACGTGTCGGCCATGTCGAAGCGGTTCGTGTCGGACCCGCGCGAGGTCGTCAAGCCCGGCGACGTCGTCCAGGTCAAGGTCATGGACATCGACGTCGACCGCAAGCGCATCTCGCTGACCCTCCGCCTCGACGACGAGCTGCCCGCACCCGGCGCGGGCGGCCGCTCCGGCGGGCGGCGCGACGGCGACGGCGGACAGCCCCGCGGCGGGCAGCGTGGCGGCGGTCAGCCTCGCGGGGGCCAGCCCGGTGGTGGTCAGCGCGGCGGCCGGCCACAGCGCGACCGCGACTCCACGCCCGGCGGCGCCATCGCCGACGCCTTCCGGAGGGCCGGCTACGGCCGCTGACGGCACGCCGATGGTTGGCTCTGCCCACTTCATCACCGCAGGTCAACCTGGCTGATTGGGCCGAACCACGCCCTTGCCTCGCCTGTGCGGCCGGGTCTAGCGTCGCGTGCGGAGGGACCGGCGCAGGGGGCACGAGCAGCCGGTGCTCCCGCCCGGCCGGGGGGCATGAGAGTCCACGCACGAGCACGCGCACCACCGATGCGATCCGCGATCGATCCGCAGCGCAAACTCCGCAGCACGAACGTGGAACTCCCATGACATCCAACGGGGGATGACATGAAACGCATCATCATCATCCTGGTGGCCGTACTCGGACTGCTCGGATTCGCCAGCACAGCGGCCGTCGCACAGAGCGGCCACTTCATCGAGGGCGGCGGCAACGCCCCCGAGTGTTCCGACATCGGCACCCAGGTGACCTGCGACGGCAAGGTCGCCCGGTCTCGGCGGCACCACCTTCGAGATCACCGTGGAGGCGACCGGCATCGCCGAAGTCGTCTGCATCAACCCGGCAGGCCACCGCGCCCCCGGGCAGGACACCGAGGTCACGGTGGCCGGCACGACGACACCGCTGCCGACGCCGCGCAACGGCCAGTTCGTCTTCGACATCACCAGCGACGACCCTGAGCCGCTGCCGCCGACGCCCACCTGCCCGAACAACCAATGGACGCCGAACATCGTCGACGTCGCCTTCACCGAGGCCACGCTGACGCTCCTCGAGGACGGAGTGGTCTCCGACGTGGTGACCGTGCCGGTCCAGTCGTGACAGTCCGATCGACCGGCCAGGGGCCGGGCCTGCAGGTCCGGCCCCTTCTCGGGACCTCAGGGCCGGTAGCCGAGCTTCGGGTCGAACGCCGTCACCCAGAAGACCCCGTGGTCGGCGTCGTAGTCGTGGATCATCGCGGTGCTGCCGGGGCGCAGCGCCTCGACGCCGTCGTGGCGGACCTCGATGACGACGGCGGCACCGTCGGCGCCGGTGACCTCGGCCTGGCCGGCGTCGGGGCCGACCGCGCCGGTGCGCACCACGCACACGCTGCCGACCAGCCGGGCCGGGTCGGCGACCGCGCCGGCGCGCAGGATCCGCCGGATCGGCCGGGCCAGCGCCACGGTGCTGGCGGCGGCCAGCGCCAGCCCCAGCACCACGATGGCCGCAGACGCCAGCACGCCCGGCGGCCGCACCGCGATGTCGCCGCCGCGGGCCAGCGTGCCGATCATCGTGGCCAGCCAGGTCAGCACGATGAACAGCGACCCCGCGACATTCAGCGGGACGCCGTCGAGCCCCGCCGCGGCGCGCAGCCCGGGCGCCGCGTCACCGGCCTGCGGCGTGGTGCCGCCGACCATGACCAGCAGCCAGTAAACGACCACCGCGATGGTGAGGAAGGTGAACGGGACGACCGGTACGGCCATGGCGGCGTCGAACAGATCGTTGATCGCCACTTTCCAGCCTTCCGAAACGTGCAGGTGGTCCACGCGGACTATAGCTCCGAGCCCGCCCGCGGCACCGGCCTTTTTCGTCAACGACCTAAGGTCGTCCAGTGCGCGCGATGGTGTACGAGAGGTTTCGCGAACGGCCGGTCGTCCGTGACGTCCCGGAGCCGGTCTGCCCGCCGGGCGGCGCGGTCATCCGGGTGGAGGCCACCGGCCTCTGCCGGAGCGACTGGCACGGCTGGATGGGCCACGACGACGACGTCACGGTGCCGCACGTGCCGGGGCACGAGCTCGCCGGCGTGCTCGCCGAGGTCGCGCCGGACGTCCGGGGCCACGGCTGGCGGCCGGGCGAGCGGGTCACCGTCCCGTTCGTCTGCGCGTGCGGCGACTGCGAGCAGTGCCGGGCCGGCGACCACCAGGTCTGCGAGCGGCAGACGCAGCCGGGCTTCACCCACTGGGGCTCGTTCGCCGAGTACGTGGCGATCGAGCACGCGGCGGTCAACCTGGTCCGGCTGCCCGACGCCGTCGACTTCGCCACCGCGGCCGGGTTGGGCTGCCGCTTCGCGACGGCGTACCGGGCGGTCGTGCAGCAGGGCCGGGTCGCGGCCGGCGAGTGGGTGGCCGTGCACGGCTGCGGCGGGCTGGGGCTGTCGGCGGTCATGATCGCCGCGGCGCACGGCGCGCGGGTGGTCGCCGTCGACGTCTCCGCACCGGCCCTCGAGCTGGCCCGGCGCGTGGGCGCCGCGGTCGCCGTCGACGCGAGCAGCGGGACCGACGTCGTGGCCGCGGTCCACGAGGCGACGGGCGGCGGCGCGCACCTGTCGCTGGACGCCCTCGGCAGCACGACGACGTTCCTGAACTCCGTGCGCGGGCTGCGCCGCCGCGGCCGGCACGTCCAGGCCGGTCTGCTGCTGGCCGAGCACGCGACCCAGGCCGTGGCCATGGGTCCCGTGGTCGCGGCCGAGCTGGAGCTGCTGGGCAGCCACGGCATGGCGGCGCACCACTACCCGGCCATGCTGGCCGAGATCGCGGCGGGCACGCTGCGCCCGGACCTGCTGCTCGGCCGCGAGCTCACCCTCGAGGAGGGCGTCGACGCGCTGGTGGCGATGTCGGACGGCTCGCCGACCGGCGTGACGGTGCTGCGTCCGTAGCCCGCGGAGCTGGCCGAAGGGACCTATCGCCGGTCGCCGCCGCGATGATATGACTGTCGGCATGACCCGGAGACGCCACGCGGTCATCGCCGCCACCGTCCTGTTCGCCGCCGCCTCCTTCACCGCCGCCGGCCCCGTCAGCGCCGGAGACGCCCGCATCCCGGCGCCCACCATCGCCACCGGCCTCGGCTTCGACACCTGCACCGCGCCGTCGGTCGCCGCGCTCGACGCGTGGTGGGGGACGTCGCCGTACACCACGGTCAACATCTACTTCGGCGGCATCAACCGCGGCTGCCGGCAGCCGAACCTGACGCCGTCGTGGGTCCAGACGGTCAGCGGCATGGGCTGGCACCTGCTGCCCACGTACATGGGCCACCAGCCCATCTGCATGCTGGGCAGCAAGGAGCACCGCTACACCGCGGCCGACGCCACCACCATCGGCGCGGCCAACGCGCAGGACGCCCTCGCGCAGGCCGAGCACCTCGGGCTGCTGCCGGGCAGCGCGCTGTACGCCGACGTCGAGCACTACGACCGCAGCGACGCCTCGTGCGTCACGGCCGTGCGCCGCTACGTGTCGGCGTGGACCACCACGCTGCAGGCGGCCGGCTACCTGGCCGGGGTGTACGTGCACCAGGACTCCGGGCTGCGCGACCTCTCCGCCGTCTACGACTCCCCCGAGTATGCCCGCCCCGACGCCGTCTGGATGGCCCGCTGGGACGGCAACCCGGCCCTCACCGGCTGGCCGACGGCGCCGGACAGCCAGTGGGCCAACCACCAGCGGGCCAAGCAGTACCTGGGCGACCACAACGAGACCCACGGCGGCGTCACCATCAACATCGACAGTGACTCGCTGGACGCGCCCGTCGCCACGGTCGCGAATCCATAAAGACCCCGCGACATCCCTGTTCACAGCCGGTTTTCGGGAGCACACTCGAATCATGGCGACGGGGGGTCGATCATGCTCGGCTGGACACGCTCACTCGGCAGGGCCACGGCTGCGGCCGCGGCATCGGCGGTCCTGGTGGCCGCATCGGTCACGGGGGCCGCGGCACTGCCCGACTCTCCGGTCTCCTATCCGTCCGGCGCGTCGTCGACCCTCGCGCCGGGGCTGGGCTTCGACACCTGCACCGCGCCGTCCATCGCGGCGCTGCAGGCCTGGCGGGCCTCGCCATACCGCACCGTCAACATCTACTTCGGCGGGGTGAACCGCGGCTGCGCCCAGCCCAACCTCACCGCCGCCTGGGTCCGCGACGCGACGGCGACCGGCTGGCGGCTGCTGCCGACCTACTTCGGGCGCCAGCCGTCGTGCATGCTGGGCAGCAAGCCGTACCGGTACACCGCCGCCAACGCCACCACCTACGGCGCGTCGGAGGCGCAGGACGCCGTGGCCAAGGCCCGGGCGCTCGGCCTGCTCCCCGGCAGCGCGCTCTACGCCGACGTCGAGCACTACGACCGCACCGACGCCTCGTGCGTCACCGCCGTGCGCCGCTACGTCTCGGCCTGGACCACCACGCTGCACGCCTCCGGCTACCTCGCCGGGGTCTACGTGCACCAGGACTCCGGGCTGCGCGACCTGTCGGCGTCGTACGGCAACGCCACCTGGGCCCGCCCGGACGCCGTCTGGATGGCCCGCTGGGACGGCAGCCCGTCGCTCACCGGCTGGCCGACCGCCCCCAACGCGCAGTGGGCGGGGCACCAGCGGCTGAAGCAGTACCGCGGCGACCACAACGAGACCTGGGGCGGCGTGACGCTGAACATCGACAGCGACTCGCTCGACGCACCCGCGGCCACGGTCGCGCGGACCTACCGCGTGACCAGCTCGACCGCCCTCAACGCCCGCACCGGCCCGGGCTCGGCGTACCCGGTGGTGCGCAGCCACGCGCCGGGCAGCGCACTGGCGGTCATGTGCCAGGGCCTCGGTACCCGCGTGGGCACGAGCTCGGTGTGGAACCGGCTGTCCAATGGCACCTGGGTGGCCGACTACTACGTCTCGACGCCGTCGAGCACCACGTTCTCGCCGACGCTGCAGCGGTGCATGTACCCGGGCCAGGTCACCAGCGCGACGCCGCTGAACGCCCGCACGGGCCCGGGCACCGGCTACCCGGTCACCGGCACCGCCCTCCCGACCGGCGCGCTGGCCTGGGTGATGTGCCAGAAGGCGGGGACGGCGGTCGGCACCAGCACCGTCTGGAACCGGATGCTCGACGGCCGCTGGGTGGCCGACTACTACGTGTCCAACCGGTCGAACACGACGTACAGCGCACCGATCCCGCGCTGCCCGTGAGACGGCCGGGCGTCAGTAGGCGCGCCACTCCTCGCGCACGTACTCGAGCACCACGGGGTCGAGCAGCGTCGAGACCTCGGCGTCGGTGACCCGGCGGTCCGGCGGGAACACCGTCGCCGCGCGCAGCACGTCCTCGGACAGGTAGCGCAGCGGCGGCGCATCGGCGGGCACCTGCAGTGCCGGGCCCGCCTGCGTGCCGGGCGTCGTCAGCAGGAAGCCCCAGTCGCCGAAGCTGGGCACCGACGCGAGGTACGGCGTGACGCCGAACCCGGCCGCCCGGACCGTCGCCTCGATGCAGGCGAACGAGCGCGGTGCGAAGTACGGCGAGCCCGCCTGCACGACCATGCGCCCGCCGTCGGCCACCAGCTCGCGGACCAGGCCGTAGAACTCCAGCGAGTACAGCTTCGAGGTGGCGGTGGAGTCCGGGTCGGGCATGTCCACGATCACGACGTCGTACGGCTCGGCGCCGGCGTCGCCGCGCTCGCGGACCCAGCCGAACGCGTCGGCTGCGATCGCCTCGACTCGCGGGTCGGCGAACGCGTCCCGGTTCAGTTCACGCAGGCTCGCGTGCGTGCGGGCCAGCTCGAGGACGGCCGGGTCGAGCTCGACCAGCGTGACCTCCTCGACGGACGGGTAGCGCAGCACCTCGCGCAGGGCCAGCCCGTCGCCGCCGCCGAGGATCAGCACGCGGCGGTGCGGTCCGGCGAGCGCCGGATGCACCAGCGACTCGTGGTAGCGGTACTCGTCGGGCGAGGCGAACTGGAGGTCGCCGTTCAGGAACAGGCGGACGTCGTCGGTCCCGGACAGCCGGTGCCGCTCGGTGAGCACGATCTCCTGGTACTCCGACCGCTCGGCGTGCGCGATCGGGTCGCGGAACAGCCGCTGCCGCGCGTCGACCTCGAGGTCGTCGGCCCGCACCAGCAGCACGGCCAGGACTGCGCCCACCGTCAGCACCAGGGCCGCGATGACCGTCCAACCGCGCCGCGACACCGTTCGCCGGAAGAGCCAGGCCACCACGACGGTGCCGGCGACGAGGTTCAGCACGCCGGCCGCGATGGTGCCGCGCACCAGCCCGAGCGCCGGCAGCAGGACGAACGGGAAGGCCAGCCCGCCGAGCAGCGCGCCGAGGTAGTCCGCGGCGAACATGTCGGCGACGGCGCTGCCGGCATCCTGCGCGCGGATGCGCTGCAGCATGGTCATGAGCAGCGGGATCTCGGCGCCGATCAGCACACCGATCAGGGCGGCCAGCACGACCATGAGCGGCGTGTAGAGCTCGGTGGTCGCGAACGCCCGGTACAGCACCAGCACCGCGGACCCGCCGAGCAGCGCGAGCAGCGACTCGACCAGCACGAACGACACCGCCGGCGCCCGCTGCAGCGGCTTGGCCAGCAGCGACCCGATGCCCATGGCGAACACCATGACCGAGACGACGATCGATGCCTGGACGACGGTGTCGCCGATCAGATAGCCGCCGAGCGCGATCAGCGCCAGCTCGTAGACCAGCCCGCAGGCCGCGCAGACCAGCGCCGCGGCCAGGATGACCGCGCGCGCCGGCCGCGAGAAGCCGCCGGCCGGCGCCTCCCGCGGCGTCGTCGTCGAGGTGGTGGACGTGGCCCGGCCTCCGTGCCGCTAGACGATGGCCAGCGCGATGATGCCGGAGACCACGATGCGCAGCACGCCGAGCACCCAGCTGGCCGGGTGCGGGGTCTCGTGGACGAGGTCGTGGCGCCCCCGGCCCGGGATGAGCAGGTCGACCAGCAGGAACACCAGCGTGCTCACCACCAGCCCGATGAGGCTGTAGACGACCGTGCCGGCCAGGCCGTCGGCGACGTCGTCGGCGCTGGCGTAGATGGCCGCGACGACGATCAGCCCCTGCGCGAGGAACCCGGTCGAGACCAGCACCGCGGCGTTGTGGTTGCGCTCGACGAAGATGAGGTCGCGCAACCTGCCCGGTGTCAGCACGTCGATGAGCACGAAGCCGAGCAGCAGCATCGCCAGGCCGACCCCGCAGTAGGCCAGCACGACGCCGGCCTCCTCGGCCAGCTCGCCGACGTCGATGTCGCCGATCATCATCGGTCTCGTCCTCTCACAGCAGTCACTTGCCGAACCCGGAGCCGCCACCGGCGAATCCGCTGCGGTAGCCGCCGCCGAACGCGCCCCAGATCGGGATGATCACCGGGCCCCAGCGGTCGTAGCCGTCGCGGACGTCGGTGACCTCGATGTCGGAGCCGTCGCCGCCGGCCGCCGGCACGATGTGCACCATGGTGTCCTCGTAGCCGAGGTAGCGGCCGGTGGTGTCCTGGTGGTCGCGGCCCGCGGTGGCGGCGTCCTCGACGATCGCCGCGACGGTGTCGACGGAGTCGTCGGAGCGGTAGGTGGAGTAGTCGCCGTCCTGGCTGACCAGCTCGTAGTTGTCGGAGATGACCCGGCGCACGTCGTCGTCGGCGCTCCCGCAGGCCGACAGCGTCAGCGCGGCGGCCACCAGCCCGGCTACGAGCGCGCGCCTCATCGGGTCAGCTCCGTCCGGGTGCCGACCAGCTGGCCGGCGCCGGGGTAGACGTGCCAGGTCGACCAGGCGACGGCGTCGGCGTCCAGCCGGTCGGCGCGCAGGGCGGTGACGGCATCGGGGTCGCCCGGGAACGCGGCGACGACGGCGTCCGGCTCGGCCGCCAGGCGGCGCAGCTCGGCAGCCCGGGCGCGCAGCGTCGCGAGCGGCAGCTCCTCGACGGCGGCGTGGAACCGGTAGTGCCACCCGCCGGCCCGGCGGCGCACCTCGCCGGGGAGCTCCGCGGGCACACCCGGCAGACAGGCCACCGTCTCGACCAGCCCGCCGAGCACCACCTGGTGCGAGGCGCCCAGCACCCGCAGCTCCAGCGGTCCGGCCGCCCGGACGGCGAGCGCCGGCACGACCGGGTGGTCGAGGGTCCAGGC
This genomic window contains:
- a CDS encoding glycoside hydrolase domain-containing protein: MLGWTRSLGRATAAAAASAVLVAASVTGAAALPDSPVSYPSGASSTLAPGLGFDTCTAPSIAALQAWRASPYRTVNIYFGGVNRGCAQPNLTAAWVRDATATGWRLLPTYFGRQPSCMLGSKPYRYTAANATTYGASEAQDAVAKARALGLLPGSALYADVEHYDRTDASCVTAVRRYVSAWTTTLHASGYLAGVYVHQDSGLRDLSASYGNATWARPDAVWMARWDGSPSLTGWPTAPNAQWAGHQRLKQYRGDHNETWGGVTLNIDSDSLDAPAATVARTYRVTSSTALNARTGPGSAYPVVRSHAPGSALAVMCQGLGTRVGTSSVWNRLSNGTWVADYYVSTPSSTTFSPTLQRCMYPGQVTSATPLNARTGPGTGYPVTGTALPTGALAWVMCQKAGTAVGTSTVWNRMLDGRWVADYYVSNRSNTTYSAPIPRCP
- a CDS encoding DUF2617 family protein, with product MLATLDVPYVDTRAADLAWTLDHPVVPALAVRAAGPLELRVLGASHQVVLGGLVETVACLPGVPAELPGEVRRRAGGWHYRFHAAVEELPLATLRARAAELRRLAAEPDAVVAAFPGDPDAVTALRADRLDADAVAWSTWHVYPGAGQLVGTRTELTR
- a CDS encoding Tex family protein, with protein sequence MPETSRRREWNYVTKPALPSVQQRIAEEIGVHEHQVGAAVTLLDEGSTVPFIARYRKERTGGLDDTQLRTLEERLRYLRELEERRAAVLESIREQGKLDDALEAQILLADTKARLEDIYLPYKPKRRTKAQIAREAGLEPLADGLLTDPMLDPQAVAAGYLNPEAGVEDAAAALAGARAILVERFTEDADLIGTLREQVWTAGRMTAKVREGKEQDGAKFADYFAFAEPLTKLPSHRVLAMLRGEKEEVLDLTVDPTGDDGSTAAYESEIAHRFGIRDEGRPADGWLSDTVRWAWRTRIMLRLDLDLRTRLREAAEEEAIRVFATNLRDLLLAAPAGTRATLGLDPGFRTGVKVAVVDATGKVVATDTIYPHQPANRWNEALTTLERLAREHDVELVAIGNGTASRETDKLAADLVKLRPGLTKIVVSEAGASVYSASAFASQELPGMDVSLRGAVSIARRLQDPLAELVKIDPKSIGVGQYQHDLPDFALSRSLDAVVEDCVNAVGVDLNTASTPLLSRVSGITPGLADNIVAHRENHGPFRTRTALKEVARLGPKAFEQCAGFLRIPGGDDPLDASGVHPEAYPLVRRIVDTSGRELQGLLGDTRALREFRPADFADELFGVPTVTDVLRELEKPGRDPRPSFRTATFSDGVEKITDLKPGMRLEGVVTNVAAFGAFVDVGVHQDGLVHVSAMSKRFVSDPREVVKPGDVVQVKVMDIDVDRKRISLTLRLDDELPAPGAGGRSGGRRDGDGGQPRGGQRGGGQPRGGQPGGGQRGGRPQRDRDSTPGGAIADAFRRAGYGR
- a CDS encoding DUF1906 domain-containing protein: MTRRRHAVIAATVLFAAASFTAAGPVSAGDARIPAPTIATGLGFDTCTAPSVAALDAWWGTSPYTTVNIYFGGINRGCRQPNLTPSWVQTVSGMGWHLLPTYMGHQPICMLGSKEHRYTAADATTIGAANAQDALAQAEHLGLLPGSALYADVEHYDRSDASCVTAVRRYVSAWTTTLQAAGYLAGVYVHQDSGLRDLSAVYDSPEYARPDAVWMARWDGNPALTGWPTAPDSQWANHQRAKQYLGDHNETHGGVTINIDSDSLDAPVATVANP
- a CDS encoding DUF350 domain-containing protein, which encodes MMIGDIDVGELAEEAGVVLAYCGVGLAMLLLGFVLIDVLTPGRLRDLIFVERNHNAAVLVSTGFLAQGLIVVAAIYASADDVADGLAGTVVYSLIGLVVSTLVFLLVDLLIPGRGRHDLVHETPHPASWVLGVLRIVVSGIIALAIV
- a CDS encoding DUF4247 domain-containing protein; this translates as MRRALVAGLVAAALTLSACGSADDDVRRVISDNYELVSQDGDYSTYRSDDSVDTVAAIVEDAATAGRDHQDTTGRYLGYEDTMVHIVPAAGGDGSDIEVTDVRDGYDRWGPVIIPIWGAFGGGYRSGFAGGGSGFGK
- a CDS encoding zinc-binding dehydrogenase translates to MRAMVYERFRERPVVRDVPEPVCPPGGAVIRVEATGLCRSDWHGWMGHDDDVTVPHVPGHELAGVLAEVAPDVRGHGWRPGERVTVPFVCACGDCEQCRAGDHQVCERQTQPGFTHWGSFAEYVAIEHAAVNLVRLPDAVDFATAAGLGCRFATAYRAVVQQGRVAAGEWVAVHGCGGLGLSAVMIAAAHGARVVAVDVSAPALELARRVGAAVAVDASSGTDVVAAVHEATGGGAHLSLDALGSTTTFLNSVRGLRRRGRHVQAGLLLAEHATQAVAMGPVVAAELELLGSHGMAAHHYPAMLAEIAAGTLRPDLLLGRELTLEEGVDALVAMSDGSPTGVTVLRP